TCAGTTCAAGGTCTGAAAAATCAAGAGCCCCTCACCCTAGCCCTCTCCCGGAGGGAGAGGGGACCGATTGGGGGATGCTTCAAAAGTCCGTCGACCCGCAGGTCCTCGCTGAATCCATAATCGACTGGTTCTTTCAGGTCGATGTCTGACGCGAGACACCTCGGTCGGCCCCCTCTCCCTCCGGGAGAGGGCTGGGGTGAGGGGCTTTTGATCTAAATGCCTTAAGCCGGGGTCAAACACTCCGGCCCATTGAGCTTCGGATCATTCACCAGATTCGCCAACACCCGCTCACGCAGCGCCGTCGGTTCACTGGCGAGCAACCCCTGCAACACATGCAGCGGCGTTTCAGGATCCAGCCAGGCAGCTTGCCCGGTTTCATCAAGAATCAACGGCCGCCGCTGACTCGCCGCCGACTGAGTGATCACCGCCGTGCTCAGCCAGACCTGCTCCTGCACCGGATACGCTTCCCAGATCGCGGCGAAAAACAACGACGAGCCCTCCCCCGGCGTCAGCCAATACGGGCGCTTGCGCTGGGTGCCGCGCCATTCGTAAAAACCGTTGGCGGGCAGCAGGCAGCGACGCAGACGCAGGGCCTCACGAAACATCGGCTGCTCGGCCACGGTTTCGGCGCGGGCATGGGCCGGGGTTTTCGACAGATCGGTCAGCCACGGCGGTGTCAGGCCCCAGCGCGCACGGGCCAACGTGCGCTGGCCGTCTTCGTCGGCACGCAGCATCAACACCGAATCATTGGGGGAAATGTTCCACTGCGCCTGCTGATCGGCGGGAAAACCTGGCAGGGCCGCGAAGTCGCGGTTCCAGCGAAACAGGGCATAACGTCCACACATGGGGCAACACGACTCTTGATCAAACGAACGTCAGCCTAACAGACCAGCGTCCCGGGGAAGCTCTCCGGTTCGTCGCCGGGCAGCGGCAGCGCGGCATTGTACGCATTGATCAGCTCGCGGGCGTATTCGGCCTGGTCGTTGTCCACCGACAACCCGAGCAGGCCGAAGATCGGCAGTTCCCCCGTACCGCCCACCAGATCACGGCCGATCAGGTGCGCCTCGATCCCTTCATTGGCGAGCATGCCCTTGAGCATCTCGCCTTCCATCAGGTTCGCCGGTTCGTAGATGCGCTGCATACGCGGCCCTCACTCGTTTTCGCTGAAGACTTCGAGAAACCAGTCCTCACCGTGCACCTGCAGAACAAAGGTGATCGGCCGGCAGCACACCTGACAGTCCTCAATATAAGTCTGATCGCCACCGGACAGGTCCACGGATGTTTCAACCACTTCCCCACAATACGGACATTGATACTCAGCGGCTTCCAGCATCGCGGTCTCCCAAGTGACTTGTGCGTATAATCGCCGGTCTATTTGCAGGGCAATTTTTGTCTGACTACTTTTCAGACCGTGCCCCGCGGGTTTTCGATCAAACCCTTTACTTACCCTAGCCGTTTCCAACAAGAGAGCATGATGGGCGAATTCGATGCCATCCGACCTTACGACGACAGCGAAGTACCTGCGGTACTGGCAAGGCTGCTCGGCGACAAGGCGTTTCTAGATATCCTCACCCACTTCCGCTTCCCGCGTTTTGCCGGTGCCTTCGGCTGGATGCTCAAACCTCTTATAGCCCATCGGCTGCGTCGTGAGTTTGCCGACGTGGATTCCGTGGCTACCTTACAGGACAAAGTCGAGTTCTACGTCGACCACACCATCGAGCGCGCCACCGATGGCGTGACGTATACCGGTGTCGAGCAGTTCAAGTCCGGCAGCGCCTACCTGTTCATCGCCAACCACCGCGACATCGTCATGGACCCGGCCTTCGTCAACTACGCGGTGTACCACGCCGGCCTGCCGACGCCGCGCATCGCGATTGGCGACAACCTGCTGCAGAAGCCGTTTGTCAGCGACCTGATGCGCTTGAACAAGAGCTTCATCGTCCACCGTTCGATCACCGGCCGTCGCGAGAAAATGGCTGCGTATCAATTGCTGTCGGCGTACATCAATCACTCGATCCGCAACGATTGCGCGTCGATCTGGATTGCTCAGGCTGAAGGTCGGGCGAAGGACGGCGACGACCGCACCGAGTCGGCGATCCTCAAGATGTTCCACATGAGCCGCAAGGACGAGCCGTTCGGCGAAGTGATCCGTTCGTTGAACGTGACGCCAGTGTCGATCAGCTATGAGTACGACCCGTGCGATCAGGCCAAGGCCCGCGAACTGTACATCCGCGCCACCACCGGCACCTACGCCAAGGCGCCGGGCGAGGATGACGTGAGCATTGCCAAAGGCATCACTGGCTACAAGGGCCGGGTGCACGTGAACTTTGCCGCGCCGATCACCGAGGTCTTCGAAGACACCAAGCAATTGGCGATCGAGATGGACAAGCAGATTCTCGGCGGTTACCGGTTGTTCCCGGTGCATTACCTGGCGTACGCGCAGTGGGCGGATGCCGATCCGCAACTGAACGTGCCGAAGGCGGCCGAGGTGTTCCCGGCTGACGAATTGGCCAAGGCGCAGGATGAGTGGCAGAGCCGACTGGACGCCTGTCCCGCTGAGCATCGCCCGTATCTGGTGCTGCAATACGCGACGCCGGTGCGCAATCAGTATCGGGTCAAGGCTGGGTTGCCGCTTTAATTATTTGCAGCAGGATCAAAAGATCGCAGCCTTCGGCAGCTCCTACATCGGATTCGTGTAGGAGCCGCCGAAGGCTGCGATCTTTTGCTTTCAGAAGCGCGTGCTGATCCAGGACACCAGCAACGCAAGCCCCAGGCAGGCAAAACCGAAACGATAGAAGAACCGGTTCATGCGCAACGTTGCCCAATCGAGCATCGGCTCGGCATTCGGCTGCGCCTGGCGCTGGGCGGCGAGACTGGCCTGGGCGCGTTGCTCACGGCGGCGGGTCGCGTGCAGCAGCCAACTGCCCGGAAAAGCCAGCAGCAAGGCCAGTAGATTGATCAACTTGGCGGGATGGGCGGTAAACAGCGTCATCAAGTGCAGCGACATCACAGACCTCTAACTTAACCGGTGTGGCAGACGCCAGACCGACGACCGCGGCGCGGATTCTACCCAAACCCCAAGGCTCTGCCCCAGCCTTTGCGACAAATAACCTGACAATCGACCGATGGCTGTCCTGTGTCATGGCATCGTCACGTGGATGCTTCACCCTGCGCGCCTCGAAACCCGAATGGAATGCGACATGCTGCACGCGGAAAACCAGGATCGCCTGTATCTCATCACCCCATACGACGACCAGCAAAGTCTGGTGGGCAGCCTTGCCTTCAATGTTCAGGACCGGCACTGGCTGGTGTATTGCGCGCTGGGCGGGCATCAGCATGCGGATTTGCCTGAGACTGACTTGCTGACGGGTGTCAGCGTTCTCGACTTTTATTCACAGGCTGCCTAAAAGCAAAAGCACCCTCACCCTAACCCTCTCCCGGAGGGAGAGGGGACTGACCGTGGTGTTTGGTCGAGGCTCATCGACCTGAAAGCCCGAGATGAATGTAGATCTCAAGAACAACGCAAATCGGCTCCCTTTCCCCCTCGCCCCCTTGGGGGAGAGGGCTGGGGTGAGGGGGTAAGATTTCAGATCCCACAAAAAAGCCCGGGCTCATCGCTGATCCCGGGCTTTTTCACATCCGCCGAAAATTACTCAGCGAGCACCTGACCCACCGTCGGATCCTTGAACAGACGGGTCAACGCATCGCTCAATACATCGCTGACCAGTTTGGTATTGGTTTCCTGATTCGGCGCCATGCCGAAGCGCTGGTCCAGCGACGCACCGTAGCGGCCGCTGTAGCGGCGGTTGGCGTTCTGCACGTCGGAGCGGAAGGTCGCGCCGATGGTGGCTTCGGTCACGTACATGCCTTCTTTCGGCGACTGGTATTTCAGCTCGGCCAGGGTCACGGTCAGCTGCGGCGCGTTAGGTGCGCTGGTGGTCGGGGTGAAGCCGAGCAGACGTACGGCAGCTTCGGCCTGGGCCTGCAGCTTCGGCAGGATCTGCTCGCGCTGCACGGTGATGGCGCTGGTTTCCGGATACAGACCGCCACGGGTACCGAGGGTCGGCGACGGACGACCGTCGACCACACGCACGATGACAGGCTGGCCGCGACCGACCGCTGGCAATTGCGTGGTCAGCTTTGGCTCCGGATTCAGTTGTTGCGGGCTGTGGGCGCAGCCGGCGAGGGTCAAACCGGCGACAGTGATCAAACCGAACAACAGGCGTTGCAACATGCTCTTCTCTCCAGAATCAGGCACAAACAGGCCGGCAGTATAGCGGTGGGCCACTGCGCGTAACCAGCGCCGCACAGTGAATACTGCAATGTCTGACCAACCCCGCCGAAAGCGGTTCCTGTCACACATTCTTCACCGTCCATACACCGCGACGTCACGGCCCACCGGCAAGCTTCACAGCAGTCCTCCTTCAAGGAACTCTGCCATGCGTTATCTGATCTCGCTGTTCGCCCCGCGCCCGCTGCATCGCAGCTTTGCCCTGCTCGACCGCAACGGCCACTGCCAGGCCTTCAAGCAGTGCAGCCTGCAACCGATGGGTGACGGTTGGGTGGAAATCGAAGAAATCCGCCTGACCTGGCTGCACCAGCCATTGCCCGCCAGCGCGCGGGTCGTACCGCGACAAATGCGCGCACGGGGTCAGGTGCAGTTGAGCATCTGACCGGATGCCTAATAAAAGTCATTAAACACGAGCAACTGCGCGCATTTCTTCGCTACAATCTCCCCCCGATTATAAGGACGTCTCCTGATCGGGCCCCGCAACAGCGTCAATGCGCATGCATCGACATCAAAATCGCCCACAGAGAGCCGCCCACACAGATCGAGTGAAGTTGGCGCGCTTGCCTGTTCTTCCGGCAAAACCCCGCTTTTCGCGAATCTGCAGAGCTGTCATTCGCTCGGCCACCGCGTTGTTTTGCCCTTGCGGGCAGGTGCCAGGCCAAGGCAGCCCTTTTTGAGGTTCACGTCTTCAAAAGAGCGTGAAAAAAACGGGTTTTCACAACTTCACAAGAGTGTGGCGAGCAAATGAATAGTTTTGCGTCTGAACATGCACCATTAGCGTCTGAAACAGCCCAACGACACAGGACCGGGTATACCTCGAATACCGGAGCCTGAAGCCTGTCCGCTACGGATTTGGTTGCACGAAAACGGATGTCTCGACCATAAGTCGAATTGCCAGCCCTGGGCGAAAATGCGTTCATGGAACGCTTGAAACCAGGCCGCACGCATCCGTCGAAGTTGCGAAAAATTGCGAAGATTCGGACATGGCCAACCTGACCATGGATAGCCCGGGCCCACTGACCTGCCCTGGAACGCCTGGCAGCCATGCCGACAATTTGGTGCTGCAGATTTGGGAGACGCGTTAAATGGCGCATAACGAAGCAGTCGACGTAGTTCTGGTAGGGGCGGGCATCATGAGTGCCACCCTGGCCGTACTGCTCAAAGAGCTCGACCCCGCGATCAAGCTGGAAGTCGTCGAGCTGATGGATTCCGGTGCTGCCGAGAGTTCCAATCCGTGGAACAACGCCGGTACCGGCCACGCCGGCCTGTGCGAGCTGAACTACACGCCGCAGGCCGCCGACGGCAGCGTCGACATCAAGAAAGCCGTGCACATCAACACCCAGTTCGAGGTGTCGAAGCAGTTCTGGTCGTACCTCACCAAAAAAGGCACGTTCGGCTCGTGCAAATCCTTCATCAGCCCGGTGCCGCACCTGAGTTTCGTTCAGGGCGAGAGCGGTGTGTCGTTCCTCAAGGAACGCTTCAATGTCCTGAGCAAGCACCACGCGTTTGCCGACATGGAGTACACCGAAGACAAAGGCAAAATGGCCGAGTGGATGCCGCTGATGATGCCGGGCCGCTCGCCAGACGAAGTCCTCGCCGCCACCCGCGTGATGAACGGCACTGACGTCAACTTCGGCGCCCTGACCAATCAGTTGCTCAAGCACCTGAGCAGCGCCCCGGATACCCAGGTCAAATACTGCAAGCGCGTGACTGGCCTCAAGCGTAACGGCGCCGGCTGGACCGTCAGCATCAAGGACGTCAACAACGGCAACACCCGCGAAGTCGATGCCAAATTTGTCTTCCTCGGTGCCGGTGGCGCAGCCCTGCCGTTGCTGCAGGCTTCGGGCATCGAAGAAAGCAAAGGCTTCGGCGGCTTTCCGATCAGCGGCCAGTGGCTGCGTTGCGATAATCCGGAAGTGGTCAAGCACCACCAGGCCAAGGTCTACAGCCAGGCGGCCGTGGGTTCGCCACCGATGTCGGTGCCGCACCTCGACACCCGCGTCGTCGACGGCAAGAAATCCCTGCTGTTCGGGCCATACGCCGGTTTCACCACCAAGTTCCTCAAGCACGGCTCCTTCATGGACCTGCCGATGTCGGTGCGCGCCGGCAACATCGGGCCGATGCTGGCGGTGGCAAAAAACAACATGGACCTGACCAAGTACCTGGTCAGCGAAGTGATGCAGTCGATGGAGCAGCGTCTGGAATCCCTGCGCCGCTTCTACCCGCAGGCGAAAGCCGAAGACTGGCGCCTGGAAGTGGCCGGCCAACGAGTGCAGATCATCAAGAAGGACCCGAAAAAGGGTGGCATCCTGCAGTTCGGTACCGAGTTGGTCGCGGCGAAAGACGGCTCCCTCGCCGCCCTGCTTGGCGCATCGCCGGGCGCGTCGGTGACCGTTTCGATCATGCTCGAGCTGATCGAGAAGTGCTTCCCGGGCAAGGCGTCCGGCGAGTGGGCCGCTAAACTGGCAGAAATCTTCCCGGCCCGTGAAAAGGTTCTGGAAACCGATGCTGCGCTGTATCGCAAGATCAACACGCAGAACAACATCGCCCTGGAACTGGTTGAGGAAAGCAGCGAGACGCCAAGTTTTGCTTGATCGCGCCGCATGAAAAAACGCCCCATTCGGGGCGTTTTTTTTATGTCTTTCAGAAGCAAAAGATCGCAGCCTTCGGCAGCTCCTACAGATTAAACGCAAACCCCGTGTAGGAGCTGCCGAAGGCTGCGATCTTTTGATCTTAACCGCGAACTTTATCGATCAGCTCGATGTAGTCCGGGGCGTTGCGCTGATCGGCGATCAGATCAACGAAGGTCTTGCCCTGCTCGTCCTTGCCATCAAGGTCATAACCGGCCGCAACGAAGAACCCCAGAAAACGCTCGAAATCATCGATGCGCAAACCGCGATAGGCCTTGATCAGTTTGTGCAGCGACGGCGAAGTGGCGTCGACCGGCTCAAAATCGAGGAACAGCTTGATCTGCTCATCGCCGATCTCGTCACCAATCACTTGTTTCTTATCTTTACGCATTGCCGACTCCAGCTCGCAGACATGACACGGGGCGGGCAGTTTACCCCTGCCCGACCGCCCGGCTCAACGCGGACGAATCGCCCCGGTGTGCAAATCCGCCCAGATGTGGCCGTTGGCGTAACTGAGGAACTGCACATATACCGTGTCATTGCGCAGCAGATCCATCACCACGCGGTATTGCGCCAATGGATAGAACAGCGTCAGGGTTTTGCTTTTTTCGTCGTAGACCGGTTTTTTCAGGCTTTTGCTTTCGCCGTCGAAACTCACCAGCACCTGAGAAATGCTCGCGCCTTTGTTCAGCGACTTGCCTTTGAGGCGGATCAACAAAGATGAAGTGACCGGAATCGGCTGCTGATTGGACTGACGCTGCGCACCGACCACCACCGAATACTCGCTGACCTGCATGAGTTGCTGCTGCTCGGGCTCGGCATCGCGCACGGTCAGATCGTCCGGCGGCAGGAACTGGCTGTGCATCGGCGCGGCGGACAGTGGCAAGCTGAGGGACAGCAACAAGGCGGCGAGGCTGCGGATCAAGAGGCGCATGACAGACTCCGGAGGGCGGGGCCGGGCACTCTAGCATGGGATTAAAAGCAAAAGATCGCAGCGTTCCGCAGCTCCTACAGGGTGTACATCAATCCCATGTAGGAGCTGCCGAAGGCTGCG
This genomic interval from Pseudomonas koreensis contains the following:
- a CDS encoding SOS response-associated peptidase gives rise to the protein MCGRYALFRWNRDFAALPGFPADQQAQWNISPNDSVLMLRADEDGQRTLARARWGLTPPWLTDLSKTPAHARAETVAEQPMFREALRLRRCLLPANGFYEWRGTQRKRPYWLTPGEGSSLFFAAIWEAYPVQEQVWLSTAVITQSAASQRRPLILDETGQAAWLDPETPLHVLQGLLASEPTALRERVLANLVNDPKLNGPECLTPA
- a CDS encoding putative signal transducing protein, with the protein product MQRIYEPANLMEGEMLKGMLANEGIEAHLIGRDLVGGTGELPIFGLLGLSVDNDQAEYARELINAYNAALPLPGDEPESFPGTLVC
- a CDS encoding CPXCG motif-containing cysteine-rich protein, translated to MLEAAEYQCPYCGEVVETSVDLSGGDQTYIEDCQVCCRPITFVLQVHGEDWFLEVFSENE
- a CDS encoding 1-acyl-sn-glycerol-3-phosphate acyltransferase, coding for MGEFDAIRPYDDSEVPAVLARLLGDKAFLDILTHFRFPRFAGAFGWMLKPLIAHRLRREFADVDSVATLQDKVEFYVDHTIERATDGVTYTGVEQFKSGSAYLFIANHRDIVMDPAFVNYAVYHAGLPTPRIAIGDNLLQKPFVSDLMRLNKSFIVHRSITGRREKMAAYQLLSAYINHSIRNDCASIWIAQAEGRAKDGDDRTESAILKMFHMSRKDEPFGEVIRSLNVTPVSISYEYDPCDQAKARELYIRATTGTYAKAPGEDDVSIAKGITGYKGRVHVNFAAPITEVFEDTKQLAIEMDKQILGGYRLFPVHYLAYAQWADADPQLNVPKAAEVFPADELAKAQDEWQSRLDACPAEHRPYLVLQYATPVRNQYRVKAGLPL
- a CDS encoding YajG family lipoprotein yields the protein MLQRLLFGLITVAGLTLAGCAHSPQQLNPEPKLTTQLPAVGRGQPVIVRVVDGRPSPTLGTRGGLYPETSAITVQREQILPKLQAQAEAAVRLLGFTPTTSAPNAPQLTVTLAELKYQSPKEGMYVTEATIGATFRSDVQNANRRYSGRYGASLDQRFGMAPNQETNTKLVSDVLSDALTRLFKDPTVGQVLAE
- the mqo gene encoding malate dehydrogenase (quinone), coding for MAHNEAVDVVLVGAGIMSATLAVLLKELDPAIKLEVVELMDSGAAESSNPWNNAGTGHAGLCELNYTPQAADGSVDIKKAVHINTQFEVSKQFWSYLTKKGTFGSCKSFISPVPHLSFVQGESGVSFLKERFNVLSKHHAFADMEYTEDKGKMAEWMPLMMPGRSPDEVLAATRVMNGTDVNFGALTNQLLKHLSSAPDTQVKYCKRVTGLKRNGAGWTVSIKDVNNGNTREVDAKFVFLGAGGAALPLLQASGIEESKGFGGFPISGQWLRCDNPEVVKHHQAKVYSQAAVGSPPMSVPHLDTRVVDGKKSLLFGPYAGFTTKFLKHGSFMDLPMSVRAGNIGPMLAVAKNNMDLTKYLVSEVMQSMEQRLESLRRFYPQAKAEDWRLEVAGQRVQIIKKDPKKGGILQFGTELVAAKDGSLAALLGASPGASVTVSIMLELIEKCFPGKASGEWAAKLAEIFPAREKVLETDAALYRKINTQNNIALELVEESSETPSFA
- a CDS encoding PA4642 family protein, giving the protein MRKDKKQVIGDEIGDEQIKLFLDFEPVDATSPSLHKLIKAYRGLRIDDFERFLGFFVAAGYDLDGKDEQGKTFVDLIADQRNAPDYIELIDKVRG